One segment of Carya illinoinensis cultivar Pawnee chromosome 13, C.illinoinensisPawnee_v1, whole genome shotgun sequence DNA contains the following:
- the LOC122292185 gene encoding transcriptional activator DEMETER-like — protein MARRSLDACQCEVKVVCERMCLDVLAVWAGSGKWGKARYWLSEASGIWMVRRLNIRGGVSFPEDKELQIMDSWMPVTPEKPIPTRSNPIPVNWDGNPMGRANWQEVIEFSNGYAEEMPNYNGLRRNSNLTGQVVQKEGYNGYDAGLAQKNRMINHIAGSHTQTLHSDNSGWKNDTFAQLLLMQNATLTTTANRDPNGSQNMAANSPLMPNSHLQSHVDCSQRDSTTSDGLLFNNQNHYAGFDPSSNLANRPLILEMHSRVDSNLRENPASLFFSNQNHYSGSNSSDYSDNYTQIPNYGFPIPYEPHWDLNSAAAEINAASSVTNTLQFAPITPDRVKKLENNQYSATPNIIRNESSSEARDNDTSLTSLGNKSTLDLSDELLQSIVNSSPAANNTLHKENKDSEKGSIPGLNLNETPQQKPPRRRKHRPKVIREGKPKRTPKPKTPKNTKEAQTTKRKYVRKNIQKESAPELADASREMVKANGKTAAKSCRRALNFDVEKIVDESQELAVGQQELPHWNKGAFSLSSDSRATELCPGTYSVSGTKSVVQIEQWTGLMEEQQQSGNINDLIHSTSQLQTNYVPLQQRQAAAASLAPEKDWSVEDPHVIGRNIDERYSDPFQNSCSNGWNPISQQIHAEGIDKVVFQANSNYDSMEKELSRNTTQSVPKFPSNSSAARGSKREHFHIIEGTNPNIQYPVISMLYQEIQTDECCKKGQVLGRGLSETYKKKKTVSGLHTNISGMPCVTEVEDGSGKAKTKQMNDNSVNGLTETTNHDISNFYFKSPKIAERQSEANKFTSERCNHSMTAGQNLLMQEISSDLRSHAEVTKETSRLTSVHGYPSLAAIEDCYMLQPSPPKQVPKSENQVLQTSHVPSTKHIMGPIPSRSVSARRNKVPKSDDALYAYQKSPAKPRGRPPKKRIYAIPIDEIIYRLKSLDLNERSTELARDKQNAVVLYKGYGALVPYPGFELIKKRKPRPKVDLDPETNRIWNLLMHTEGSKDFEGTDKEKEKWWEEERKVFRGRTDSFIARMHLIQGDRRFSRWKGSVVDSVIGVFLTQNVSDHLSSSAFMSLAARFPLHSMSNRTCYNSGTSTLSEESEVCINHQDDTIGWQEKVPSQPIFSYSSMTHLGSTEHQRDSETTGRERSIVDAHSQSMGEDVISSQDSFDSLNVQGPGGPRSSSGSNSEEEDFITGCRPSEIHFPTLTNLLQMEKTTFKEFYSQNTCSLADEGSRQAHKQSKNIEHTQKKKRLDRADDFNGPYAFTYPSCDYHLHINPEFRIAEVENFKAFSEESISPLPSIDVRFTKMKDENGNGFRTEGWAGSEGGRTVQQNELLCSQETQRMGPSIPLSNHSVHQESISKPGPHTVYDLSSCHNHQLEMNKFLRLESPSVAEPVKLAEALAKRQNNATQQIPSVPKVTENAGERISVENKQMQMHLENRFIKPNSNEQAYSFGHAYDKTSSKISKAKKGRTESDKTSAVDWDSLRKQVHASSRNIERSKDTQDSLDYEAIRLANVAEISKAIKERGMNNMLAERIKDFLNRLVREHGSMDLEWLRDVPPDKAKDYLLSIRGLGLKSVECVRLLTLHHLAFPVDTNVGRIAVRLGWVPLQPLPESLQLHLLELYPVLETIQKYLWPRLCNLDQRTLYELHYQLITFGKVFCTKSKPNCNACPMRGECRHFASAFASARLALPGPEEKSIVDSTVPIPDERNPAIIINTLSLLPPENNSLKGTEYESRKCEPIIEEPATPEQECTEISESDIEDTFYEDPDEIPTIKLNIEEFTVNLQNYMQEKMELEECDMSKALVALKPEVASIPTAKLKNVSRLRTEHQVYELPDSHPLLEGMDRREPDDPSPYLLAIWTPGETANSIQPPETRCGSQEPNKLCNEKTCFSCNSEREANEQTVRGTLLIPCRTAMRGSFPLNGTYFQVNEVFADHESSLNPIDVPRAWIWNLRRRTVYFGTSVTTIFKGLSTEGIQLCFWRGFVCVRGFDQKTRAPRPLMARLHFPASKLVKSKTKNQR, from the exons ATGGCCAGAAGAAG TCTTGATGCATGTCAATGCGAGGTGAAGGTTGTATGCGAGAgaatgtgtttggatgttttGGCAGTGTGGGCGGGTTCAGGCAAATGGGGTAAAGCTAGATATTGGCTTTCAGAAGCCTCCGGTATTTGGATG GTGAGAAGGTTGAATATTAGAGGGGGAGTTTCATTTCCAGAGGATAAAGAGCTTCAAATAATGGATTCATGGATGCCCGTGACACCAGAGAAGCCAATTCCAACAAGATCTAATCCGATCCCGGTCAACTGGGATGGGAACCCAATGGGGAGAGCAAATTGGCAGGAAGTAATTGAATTCTCAAATGGGTATGCAGAGGAGATGCCAAATTACAATGGGTTGAGGCGAAATTCGAACCTGACAGGGCAGGTGGTTCAGAAAGAAGGGTACAATGGCTATGATGCAGGATTGGCTCAGAAGAACAGGATGATCAATCACATTGCAGGGTCTCACACTCAGACCTTACACAGTGACAACTCAGGTTGGAAGAATGATACATTTGCACAACTGCTACTAATGCAGAATGCCACCCTCACAACCACTGCAAACAGGGACCCGAACGGAAGCCAAAACATGGCAGCAAATAGTCCCTTGATGCCAAATTCGCATTTGCAGTCTCATGTTGATTGCAGCCAGAGAGATTCGACCACCTCTGATGGTCTGTTGTTCAACAACCAGAATCACTATGCAGGCTTTGACCCTTCGAGTAATTTGGCAAATAGGCCTCTGATTCTGGAAATGCATTCTCGAGTTGACAGCAATCTAAGAGAGAACCCTGCAagtttgtttttcagcaaccaaAATCACTACTCGGGTTCAAACTCATCGGACTACAGTGACAACTATACCCAGATACCCAACT ATGGATTCCCCATACCTTATGAACCGCACTGGGATCTAAATTCCGCAGCAGCAGAAATAAATGCTGCCTCAAGTGTTACCAACACACTCCAGTTCGCACCAATAACACCAGATCGGGTCAAGAAGCTAGAGAACAACCAGTATTCTGCAACACCGAACATAATAAGAAACGAAAGCTCAAGTGAGGCAAGGGACAATGATACTTCACTTACATCATTAGGAAACAAGTCAACTCTGGACCTGAGTGATGAACTTTTACAGAGCATTGTAAACTCATCTCCTGCTGCCAATAATACACtacacaaagaaaataaagattctGAGAAGGGAAGTATTCCTGGCTTGAATCTGAACGAGACACCCCAGCAGAAACCACCAAGACGAAGAAAACACAGGCCCAAGGTAATAAGGGAAGGCAAGCCCAAAAGGACTCCAAAGCCTAAAACTCCAAAAAATACCAAGGAGGCCCAGACAACAAAGAGGAAGTACGTGCGCAAGAATATTCAGAAAGAATCAGCACCTGAACTGGCTGATGCTTCAAGGGAGATGGTCAAGGCCAACGGCAAAACAGCTGCAAAATCTTGCCGGAGAGCACTAAATTTTGATGTGGAGAAGATTGTTGATGAAAGCCAGGAATTAGCAGTTGGTCAGCAGGAGTTGCCTCATTGGAATAAAGGGGCCTTTAGTTTGAGTTCAGACTCTCGAGCCACAGAATTGTGCCCTGGAACTTACAGTGTTTCTGGAACAAAGTCTGTTGTGCAGATTGAACAGTGGACGGGCTTAATGGAAGAACAGCAGCAATCTGGAAACATAAATGATCTAATCCATTCCACAAGTCAATTGCAAACTAACTATGTACCACTGCAACAAAGGCAAGCAGCTGCAGCGTCATTAGCTCCAGAGAAAGACTGGTCCGTAGAAGATCCACATGTGATAGGGAGAAATATAGATGAGAGATATTCTGACCCTTTCCAAAACAGCTGTAGCAATGGATGGAATCCCATATCACAACAAATCCATGCTGAAGGAATAGACAAAGTAGTCTTTCAAGCAAACTCTAATTATGATAGCATGGAGAAAGAATTGTCTAGGAATACAACCCAATCAGTTCCAAAGTTTCCATCTAATTCCAGTGCAGCAAGAGGGTCCAAGAGAGAGCATTTTCATATTATCGAGGGCACAAATCCCAATATCCAATATCCAGTCATTTCAATGTTGTACCAAGAGATCCAAACGGATGAATGTTGCAAAAAGGGCCAAGTTCTTGGCAGAGGTTTATCagaaacttacaaaaaaaagaaaactgtgAGTGGACTCCATACAAACATCTCTGGAATGCCTTGCGTAACAGAAGTTGAAGATGGTTCGGGAAAagctaaaacaaaacaaatgaatGATAACAGTGTAAATGGGCTTACAGAAACAACAAACCATGACATATCGAACTTTTACTTCAAAAGTCCTAAAATTGCTGAGAGGCAAAGTGAGGCCAACAAATTTACCTCTGAGAGGTGCAACCACTCTATGACTGCAGGACAGAATTTGCTGATGCAAGAGATTTCGTCTGATCTGCGTTCACATGCAGAAGTGACGAAAGAGACCAGCAGATTAACTTCAGTCCATGGCTATCCCTCCCTAGCTGCAATTGAGGATTGTTACATGCTCCAACCATCTCCTCCCAAACAAGTCCCCAAATCGGAGAACCAGGTACTTCAAACTTCCCATGTTCCTTCAACAAAGCATATCATGGGACCCATTCCATCAAGATCAGTTTCAGCTAGAAGAAATAAAGTTCCAAAAAGCGACGATGCCTTGTATGCTTATCAGAAATCCCCAGCAAAACCAAGAG GTCGTCCACCAAAAAAAAGGATATATGCTATTCCCATAGATGAGATCATATATCGATTGAAGAGTCTAGATCTCAATGAGAGGAGCACTGAATTGGCCAGGGACAAGCAAAATGCAGTTGTCCTATACAAAGGATACGGTGCACTTGTTCCATACCCAGGGTTTGAACTGATAAAGAAACGTAAACCACGACCTAAAGTAGACCTTGACCCAGAAACAAATAGAATTTGGAACCTTTTGATGCATACAGAAGGAAGCAAAGACTTTGAAGGAACTGACAAGGAAAAGGAGAAATGGTGGGAAGAGGAAAGAAAGGTTTTTCGTGGTCGAACTGATTCATTTATTGCAAGAATGCACCTCATTCAAG GAGATAGACGCTTCTCACGATGGAAAGGATCTGTTGTTGACTCGGTGATAGGAGTCTTCCTAACCCAAAATGTTTCAGACCATCTTTCAAG CTCTGCTTTCATGTCTTTGGCCGCACGATTTCCTCTTCATTCAATGAGCAACAGAACATGTTATAATAGTGGGACAAGCACACTGTCAGAGGAATCAGAAGTCTGTATAAATCATCAGGATGACACCATTGGATGGCAAGAAAAAGTTCCAAGTCAACCTATCTTCAGTTATAGCTCTATGACTCACCTTGGATCAACAGAGCATCAAAGAGACAGTGAAACTACAGGAAGAGAGAGGAGCATAGTGGACGCACATAGTCAGAGCATGGGGGAAGACGTCATATCATCACAAGATTCTTTTGATTCCTTAAACGTACAGGGCCCTGGAGGACCAAGATCCAGCTCAGGCTCCAATTCAGAAGAGGAAGATTTTATAACTGGCTGCAGACCAAGTGAGATTCACTTTCCAACTTTAACAAATCTTCTACAGATGGAGAAAACCACATTCAAGGAATTTTACAGCCAAAATACCTGTTCACTAGCGGATGAGGGATCCAGGCAAGCGCACAAGCAATCTAAAAATATTGAGCatacccagaaaaaaaaaagattggacAGAGCAGATGATTTCAATGGCCCTTATGCATTTACTTATCCTTCATGCGACTACCATTTGCACATAAACCCAGAATTTAGAATTGCTGAAGTAGAGAATTTTAAAGCATTTAGTGAAGAAAGCATATCTCCTTTGCCTTCAATTGATGTCAGATTCACAaagatgaaagatgaaaatggcAATGGCTTTAGGACTGAAGGATGGGCAGGAAGTGAAGGTGGAAGAACAGTACAACAGAATGAACTACTATGTTCTCAAGAAACACAAAGAATGGGCCCCTCTATACCATTAAGCAACCACTCAGTACACCAGGAAAGCATTTCTAAACCAGGTCCTCACACTGTTTATGATTTATCATCCTGCCACAATCATCAACTGGAAATGAACAAATTCCTCCGATTGGAAAGCCCATCTGTGGCAGAACCTGTAAAACTTGCAGAAGCACTGGCTAAAAGGCAGAATAACGCCACACAGCAAATTCCAAGTGTCCCTAAAGTCACAGAGAATGCTGGAGAAAGAATCTCAGTAGAAAATAAGCAAATGCAAATGCACTTGGAAAATAGATTTATCAAACCAAATTCAAATGAGCAAGCTTATTCTTTTGGTCATGCTTATGATAAGACaagttcaaaaatttcaaaagccAAAAAAGGAAGGACAGAGAGTGACAAAACGAGTGCAGTTGACTGGGACAGTTTAAGAAAGCAAGTACATGCCAGTAGTAGAAACATAGAAAGAAGCAAAGATACGCAGGATTCACTGGACTATGAAGCAATAAGACTTGCAaatgttgctgagatttctaaGGCAATAAAGGAACGAGGGATGAATAACATGCTAGCAGAACGAATCAAG GATTTCCTGAACCGACTGGTTAGAGAACATGGAAGCATGGATTTGGAATGGTTAAGAGATGTTCCCCCTGATAAAGCAAA GGATTATCTATTAAGCATACGCGGACTTGGGCTGAAAAGTGTGGAGTGTGTGCGGCTTTTAACGCTCCATCATCTAGCTTTTCCA GTGGACACAAATGTTGGAAGGATAGCAGTTCGGCTGGGATGGGTCCCCCTTCAACCCCTGCCCGAGTCACTTCAGTTACACCTCCTAGAATT GTATCCGGTGCTGGAGACTATTCAGAAATATCTCTGGCCAAGATTATGCAATCTCGATCAACGAACATT GTATGAGCTACACTATCAATTGATTACATTCGGAAAG GTCTTCTGCACAAAAAGTAAACCAAATTGCAATGCATGTCCAATGAGAGGAGAGTGCAGACACTTTGCAAGTGCTTTTGCAAG CGCAAGACTTGCACTGCCAGGGCCCGAAGAAAAGAGTATTGTGGACTCAACTGTTCCCATTCCAGATGAGAGAAATCCAGCCATAATTATCAACACCCTGTCACTCCTTCCACCTGAGAACAACTCACTCAAAGGAACAGAATATGAAAGTCGAAAGTGTGAACCCATCATTGAAGAACCAGCAACCCCAGAACAAGAATGCACGGAGATCTCGGAAAGCGACATTGAGGACACATTTTATGAGGATCCTGATGAGATTCCCACCATCAAACTCAACATTGAAGAGTTCACTGTAAATCTACAAAACTACATGCAAGAGAAGATGGAACTCGAAGAATGTGACATGTCAAAGGCTTTGGTTGCCTTAAAACCAGAAGTGGCTTCTATACCTACAGCTAAACTGAAGAATGTGAGTCGGCTACGAACAGAACACCAAGT GTATGAACTTCCAGATTCACATCCGCTCTTGGAAGGG ATGGACAGACGAGAACCTGATGATCCAAGCCCATATCTTCTTGCTATATGGACACCAG GCGAAACAGCAAATTCAATTCAACCACCAGAAACAAGATGTGGTTCCCAAGAGCCTAACAAATTGTGCAATGAGAAGACATGCTTCTCATGCAACAGTGAAAGAGAAGCTAATGAACAAACGGTCAGAGGGACATTACTG ATACCATGTAGAACAGCAATGAGAGGGAGCTTTCCTCTCAATGGTACATACTTTCAAGTTAATGAG GTATTTGCAGACCATGAATCTAGCTTGAACCCAATCGATGTTCCAAGAGCATGGATATGGAATTTGCGAAGAAGGACTGTCTACTTTGGAACCTCTGTAACAACAATATTCAAAG GCCTATCAACCGAGGGAATTCAATTATGCTTTTGGAGAG